One genomic segment of Verrucomicrobiia bacterium includes these proteins:
- a CDS encoding methylated-DNA--[protein]-cysteine S-methyltransferase: MKRPVLELSTAEMTTAWRRRDAAYDGIFFFGVKTTGVFCRPSCPSRPKREHLEFFHNAGAALHAGYRPCKRCHPELADGQSPAWVRTLMTRAMTAADHRLTGAALRSLGISPERARRWFQKHHGMTFTAWCRGLHLGQAFTRIRAGEPVDNVVFDHGFASHSGFRTAFVRVFGRSPGQIDGDCLHVMLVETPLGPMLAAATSRHVCQLEFADRRTLNRSYAGLHRRFALPVVPGENEALQQLRQELREYFAGQRRDFHVPVILHGTNFQKRVWRELQRIPCGQTVSYEAIARRLGAPRAVRAVARANGTNRLYLLVPCHRVIAKDGSPSGYGGGVWRKRRLLAFEQSGGA, translated from the coding sequence GTGAAAAGGCCAGTTTTGGAATTGTCCACCGCCGAAATGACCACCGCGTGGCGCCGGCGCGACGCCGCCTACGACGGCATCTTCTTCTTCGGCGTGAAGACGACCGGAGTTTTTTGTCGTCCATCCTGTCCCTCCCGGCCGAAGCGCGAGCACCTGGAGTTTTTCCACAATGCCGGCGCCGCGCTTCACGCCGGCTATCGTCCGTGCAAGCGATGTCATCCAGAACTGGCCGACGGCCAATCGCCCGCGTGGGTGCGGACATTGATGACGCGCGCGATGACAGCGGCGGATCATCGCCTGACCGGCGCGGCGCTGCGTTCCCTGGGTATTTCGCCGGAGCGAGCCCGGCGCTGGTTTCAAAAGCATCACGGCATGACGTTTACCGCCTGGTGCCGCGGTTTGCACCTCGGCCAGGCCTTTACGCGGATTCGGGCGGGCGAACCGGTGGATAATGTGGTGTTCGACCACGGCTTCGCCTCGCACAGCGGCTTTCGCACCGCGTTCGTGCGCGTCTTTGGCCGCTCGCCCGGTCAGATCGACGGCGATTGTCTGCACGTGATGCTGGTCGAAACGCCGCTGGGCCCGATGCTCGCCGCTGCAACCAGTCGTCACGTCTGTCAGTTGGAATTTGCCGACCGCCGCACCTTGAACCGCAGCTATGCCGGCTTGCACCGACGGTTTGCCCTGCCAGTCGTGCCTGGTGAGAATGAAGCGTTACAGCAGTTGCGGCAGGAACTGCGTGAATATTTTGCAGGTCAACGTCGCGACTTCCACGTGCCCGTGATTCTGCACGGAACGAACTTTCAAAAGCGCGTCTGGCGGGAGTTGCAACGCATTCCCTGCGGTCAAACGGTCAGCTATGAAGCGATCGCGCGACGTCTGGGGGCGCCCCGGGCGGTGCGCGCGGTGGCGCGGGCCAACGGCACAAACCGGCTTTACCTGCTCGTGCCCTGTCACCGGGTCATTGCCAAGGACGGCTCGCCGAGTGGTTACGGCGGCGGCGTCTGGCGCAAACGACGTTTGCTCGCGTTTGAGCAATCAGGTGGTGCGTGA
- a CDS encoding D-2-hydroxyacid dehydrogenase, translating into MQPLRIFVDLPTPPDILQMLREGTSGHELVLPAVPVTSVLAKAEPDPQFAAADIAFGQPDVAAIGGAPRLKWIHVSSSGITRYDTPSFRAQMAERGVLLSNSASVYNEACAVHALSFLLAQARQLPVALASRAPNGSPEWNTLREASTTLRGDTVLILGYGAIGRRLAELLRPLGVNVLAYRRKARGDEGIPVIIGDQLAGVLAREADHIVNILPDSAETRGFFNRKRLAELKPGAVFYNIGRGSTVDQGALCEVLRAKRIAAAWLDVTDPEPLPADHPLRREPNCFITPHTAGGHTGEAKTLVRHFLDNFARYIRNEPLLDRVM; encoded by the coding sequence ATGCAACCGCTTCGCATCTTCGTTGATTTGCCGACGCCGCCGGACATTCTGCAAATGTTGCGGGAGGGCACGTCGGGCCATGAACTGGTGCTGCCCGCCGTGCCAGTGACGTCCGTGCTGGCCAAGGCGGAACCGGATCCGCAGTTCGCCGCGGCGGACATTGCGTTTGGCCAGCCCGACGTGGCGGCGATCGGCGGGGCGCCGCGGCTGAAATGGATTCACGTCAGTTCGTCCGGCATTACCCGCTACGACACGCCGTCGTTCCGGGCACAAATGGCCGAACGCGGAGTGCTGCTGAGCAACAGTGCAAGCGTTTACAACGAGGCCTGCGCGGTCCACGCGCTAAGTTTCCTGCTGGCGCAGGCCCGGCAGTTGCCGGTCGCGCTGGCCAGCCGGGCGCCCAATGGGTCGCCGGAGTGGAACACGTTGCGGGAGGCGTCCACCACGCTGCGCGGCGACACGGTATTGATTCTGGGTTACGGTGCCATCGGTCGCCGGCTGGCCGAACTGTTGCGCCCGCTTGGCGTGAATGTGCTGGCCTACCGGCGCAAGGCGCGCGGCGATGAGGGGATTCCCGTCATCATCGGGGACCAGCTCGCCGGTGTTCTGGCGCGGGAGGCAGATCACATCGTCAATATTTTGCCGGACAGCGCAGAGACGCGTGGCTTCTTCAATCGCAAGCGACTGGCGGAACTCAAGCCGGGCGCCGTCTTCTACAACATTGGTCGGGGCAGCACCGTGGATCAAGGGGCGTTGTGCGAAGTCTTGCGGGCGAAGCGGATTGCCGCCGCCTGGCTGGACGTGACCGATCCGGAACCCTTGCCGGCCGATCATCCGCTGCGCCGCGAACCCAATTGCTTCATCACCCCGCATACGGCGGGCGGTCACACCGGCGAGGCCAAAACATTGGTGCGCCATTTTTTGGATAATTTTGCCCGCTACATTCGCAACGAGCCGTTGCTCGACCGCGTGATGTAA